The genomic segment CCTCGGGCAAAAGCCGCCGGGAGATCGTCAACGCGTGCTTGCAAGTTGAGCTGAGAACTGGAGAATACCGGCAATGCCGCGTATTCCGTCATTGCGAGCGCAGCGAAGCGATCCAGACTGCCTCCGCTGGAAGATCCTGGATTGCTTCGTCGCAAGGGCTCCTCGCAATGACGAGGACAGAGCGAGACTCGCGCCCGCGTGGCCTACGCCGCCGCCTTTTGCCGTGTCACCAGCGCTTCGCCGAAGGCCTCGAACAGCTTGCGGTTGATCGGATTGTGCTGCGGGTCGTACTCCGCGTGCCATTGCACGCCGAGAGCAAAGCTCGGGGCTTCGGCGATGCGGATCGCCTCGATGGTGCCGTCCTCGGCGATGCCTTCGATCAGCACGCGCTTGCCGGGATCGAGGATGCCCTGCCCGTGCAGCGAATTGACCCGGATCTTCTCGCAGCCGAGAATCGTCGCGAAGGCGCCGCCAGGCGTCAGGTCGACGTCGTGACGATCGGCGAACACCACGGTCGGATCGGGATGGATATCGCCGTTCTCGAGCCTGGGCATGCGGTGGTTCATGCGGCCGGGGATCTCGCGGATCTCGGGATGCAGCGAGCCGCCGAAGGCGACGTTCATCTCCTGCAGGCCGCGGCAAATGCCGAACAGCGGAATGCCGCGGGCGACACAGGCGACCGAAAGGGCCAGCGCGACCTCGTCGCGGTGGATGTCGTAGGGCTCGTGCTTCTCGCAGGGATCGACGTTGAAGCGGGTCGGGTGAACGTTGGCCCGGGCGCCGGTCAGGATGATGCCATCCACGGTATCGAGCAGCGCCGGGATATCGGTGATGTCGGGCGAGCCCGCGAACATCAGCGGCAAGCCGCCGGAGACTTCGGCCACGGCGCGCAGGTTTCGCTCGCCAACCATCTGGACCTGAAATCGATTTTCGACGCGATAGGAATTCCCGATCACGCCGACGACCGGCTTTCTCATCTGTCGTTCCGCGCCTCCCGATAAGAAGATTCCCCAAACATGCCCCTCAGATGAAACAAATTCAACAGAAGGGATCGCGGGACGGCAATGCTATTTTCGCGCAAATGCCTCCCGGGCTTCCATCCCGCCGGTCACGGGCAGACCGGCCGCCTTCAGCGCAATTGCCGCTGTCTCGCCCGGCGCGTCCAGCCAGGGAAGCCTGGCCTCGATACCGCGCGTCACGGGCTGTCCGAGAGCGCCCCCGAAGTCGATCGGCCAGAACCCGTTGGGCACCACCTCGGCGGAGAAGCCGCGGATCGCGTAGCCGTCGCCCAGGATTGCCTCTGCATGGCCGCTGTCGACAAGGCGCGCGGTCTTGGGATCCCTAGGATCGCCGAAGCTCACGAGCACGGGGATGAGCTCCCCTTGCACCGGGACAACGCCGGTCTGCCGGCTCATGTCCTTGAACGACACCCGGCTGCCGCGCGCGATGCCATAGGCGCGGAGCGCCACATAGTTGATGTCGTCGAGGTCGAGCTTGGCGCCCTGCTGATGCGCCAGCAAGACCACGATGTTCTTGCCTTGGCCGAGATCGACGAACACAGCCTCCCCACGCATCGTGGTGCGGCCACTGCGGTTATAGTTGCGATCGGGCACGACAGCCAGAATGCCCGAGGCGGTCTTGATCCCAGCTGGCGTCGTCACCTCGACCGTCAGGCGGAATTTATGGTCCGGCCGGTTGAGCCCGAGCAGACCGGCCCACTTGCTGATAGTGCCCAAGCGCCCCTCACTTCTGTTTCCTCACCGCTCTGCACCGTTCACGCGGGGGCGTCAAACGGGCGCGTTGCCGCTCTTGATCGGAGGCGCGTTTTGTCGAAAGAGTGCCCCGATTGCAGCTACCAAAGACAGGATACGATGTGACCTTTCCTGCAGATGAACGACCCCGCGCCCGTGCCGACCTCGCGCGGGATCAGGCCTGGGCGATCGCGGTCGGCGGCATCGGCGTCGTGCTGTTCACCGCGCTGCTCGCCTTCACCTGGTTTTTTGCGACCACCGTGCTGCTGATCTTCACCGGCATGCTGCTCGGCCTCGGTCTCAACGCGCTGGTCAATGCGCTCGGTCGGCGGGTCCACCTGCCTCACACGATGCGGCTTGCAATCGTCTGCGTCGCCCTCGCTCTGCTGCTTGCGGGCGTCGCCTATCTCGGCGGCGCCACCATTGCCGAACAGGCCTCGCTCCTGAGCAAGACCATCAAGTCGCAGATCACCAATGTCAGGTCCTTGCTCGAGAACCACGGCATCGACACCAGCTTCTTCGATCTCGGCAACGCTGCGGCGGACTCCGCGACCAACGCGTCCTCGGAGACGACGCCCGCGCCGGCAACGCCCTCGCGCGCTCCCCTGCCTAGCGCCGGCGCGCTCGCCTCCAGCGGCGGCGCGATCGTGAGCCAGACCCTCAAGCTGCTGCTCGGCACCATTCACGGCGTGGGCAACATCTTCATCGTTCTGTTCCTGGGCCTTGCCTTCGCCGCCCAGCCCAAAGTCTATCATGACGGCCTGCTGTTCCTGGCACCGGCGCGGCACCGTACCCGTGTCGCCATCGTCATCGACCGTATCGCGGAGACGCTGGAGCGCTGGCTGATCGCCCAGATCATCGTCATGATCGCGGTCGGTGCCGTGACCTGGATCGGACTTGCCGTCATCGGCATCCCCGGCGCGTTCATCTTAGGGATTCAGGCGGGCCTGCTCGCCTTCATCCCCACGGTGGGAGCCATCATCGCCGGCGTCATTGTGGTGCTGGCGAGCCTCGCCTCGGGATGGATTCCCGCCTTGTCGGCGTTTCTGCTCTTCATGGGCGTGCACGCCATGGAAAGCTACGTGCTGACGCCGATCCTGCAGCGCCAGGCGCTCGACATCCCGCCGGCCACGCTGTTCGCGTTCCAGATCCTGCTCGGCGTCGTCTTCGGCATCTGGGGCCTCGCGCTGGCGCTCCCGCTGGTCGCCATCGCCAAGGTCATGATCGACCATGTCAAGACGTATGAGGCGCCGCCTCTGGCGGAGGCGGCCTGACACTCATTCCGTGGTCAGCACGGTCTCGGTGTGCTCGACCTCGGGGGGCGCGGCAAAATACTGGCCGACCAGGCCGCGCCATTCCGCGAAATTCTCCGAGCCGCGGAAGTCCACGGTGTGGTTCTCCAGCGTCGCCCATTTCACCATCAGCCGGTAACGCTGCGGCTTCTCGATCGACTTGTGCAACTCGAAGCCGTGAAAGCCCTTGGAGCGGCCGAAAGCGGCCTTGGCCTTGGCGACGGCCGCCTCGAAATCCTTCTCGCTGCCCAGCTTGACGTCGATTTGCGCGATCTCGGTGATCATCGGCTTTCCACCCTGTTTGTTCGATGGCCGTGTCTAGCGTAGCCGGAGCCAAAGAAAAAGGCGCCGGAACGGCGCCCTGCCCCAGCCGAATTGCGGGTGCGTCAGGCGAACAGCAGAACGGTGCCGGTCACGATCAGCGCACACCCCACGAACAGCACGAACGGCCAGTAGCTACGGTGCTGCGTGTAGCGCCCTTGCGCGCGGCGCTCGGTGATCAGCGCGCTCTCGTATTCGTCCGCGGTCGAGAACAGACAGGCGAAGCCGCCGCGGGCCGAGGCGGCCTCGGCTTCGAGCGACATCAGGGCGGCTTGCGGATTCTGTCGGCGGATCGATTCCATGGCCACGATGGTAGGGATCGAATGGTAAACAGAGATTTACCGCAAGCCCGCCCTGCATTCTCACGCGGTGACCGGACGCGCCTGCGATGCGCCGATCCGCGCCGCGCTCTGGCGCCGCCAGTTCTCCAGCGACAGCGGCAGCTCCTCGGCCGCCTCGACGCGGTTGCGGCCGCCGCGCTTGGCCTGGTAGAGCGCGGTGTCGGCCGAGGCCAGCAGCACCTCGAGCTCGGTGCCGGCCGGACCGCCGGCGACGCCGATGCTGACGGTGGTGTCGACCGGACCTTCGTCGACCACGACGCCGGAGGTCTCGAACGCCTCGCGCACGCGCTCGGCGACCAGCACGCCCTCCTCCAGCGCGCACGGCAACAGCGCGGCGAACTCCTCGCCGCCGATGCGGCCCGAAAGGTCGGAGATGCGCAAATTGCTGACCACGACGGTGGAGAACAGTTTGAGCATCTCGTCGCCGGCGGGATGGCCGAAACGGTCGTTGATCGACTTGAAGTGGTCGATGTCGAAGATCATCACGGTCACGGGCCGCCCGGCCTTGGCCTCGCGCTCGATCACGCGCGCACAGGCCTCCGAGAAGCCGCGGCGGTTGAGCATACCGGTCAAAGGATCGGTCGATGCCGCAGTCCGGTGCGCGGTGACGGTGCGCTCCGACACCAGCATGAAGATCACGAACACCGTACCGACGGCATAGAGGATGAGCTCGACCGCGAACACCGTAACCCAGATGCTCGAGGAGAAGCCGGCATCATGCGGACGCAGGACGCTGCCGATCACGATCGGCAGCATCAACACGCAGCCGTGCATCACCGGCATCACGAGGGCCGGCCAGCGCCGTTGCACGCTCTTGCGCCGTTCGGTCCAGAGCTCGCTCGCAGTCAGCGCCGCGTACACCGAGACGATGCCGGCACCGACGAGCATGCGCAGCATCGATGCCGTGGGATCGAGCAGCGTCGCAGCCGCGACCCAGGCGAGCGCGCCGAGCACGAGCCCGGGCCAGTTCGGCTTGCGTCCGTGGAAGACGCGCGCCGCGTTCCATACCATGCCGCAGGCGACGAAACCGACGGCGTTCAGCGCGAGGTACAAGTGCGGCCCCAGCCTGTCGCCCGCCGCGGTCCATAACGCGACGGAGGCGGCACCGAGCAGATAGGCGGTGCCCCACCATTTCAGCGCCGGGCTGTTCTCCTGCTTGCCGAAAAACACCATCATGGCGCCGAGCAGTGCGGCGACCATGGTGGCGACCAAATAGAGCGTGATGCTATCGAGCGACATCATGTCGGCCCCCTTTAGAAAATAGCAGTTACGCGATCGGCCCAGCCGATTTGCGCGCCCTTCCGAAGGCGACGCTAGGTCGCGCGGGTTCCATTCAGGTTTTCGCGGATCTCTAAGTTTTCGGGAAACACGCCATCAATTTGCATACAAACGAACAACAAAAAGGGCGCTGAAATCAGCGCCCTTTTGCATCTCATTGAAGCCGCTTTCGCGGCGAATGCGACCGAAGCGATTAACGCTTCGAGAACTGGAAGGACCGGCGGGCCTTGGCCTTGCCGTACTTCTTGCGCTCGACCACGCGCGAGTCGCGGGTGAGGAAGCCGCCCTTCTTGAGCACAGAGCGCAGCTCCGGCTCGAAATAGGTGAGCGCCTTGGAGATACCGTGACGGACCGCGCCGGCCTGGCCGGACAGACCGCCGCCGGCGACGGTGCAGATCACGTCGTACTGGCCCGAAC from the Bradyrhizobium sp. WBAH42 genome contains:
- a CDS encoding gamma-glutamyl-gamma-aminobutyrate hydrolase family protein, which produces MRKPVVGVIGNSYRVENRFQVQMVGERNLRAVAEVSGGLPLMFAGSPDITDIPALLDTVDGIILTGARANVHPTRFNVDPCEKHEPYDIHRDEVALALSVACVARGIPLFGICRGLQEMNVAFGGSLHPEIREIPGRMNHRMPRLENGDIHPDPTVVFADRHDVDLTPGGAFATILGCEKIRVNSLHGQGILDPGKRVLIEGIAEDGTIEAIRIAEAPSFALGVQWHAEYDPQHNPINRKLFEAFGEALVTRQKAAA
- a CDS encoding AI-2E family transporter, whose product is MTFPADERPRARADLARDQAWAIAVGGIGVVLFTALLAFTWFFATTVLLIFTGMLLGLGLNALVNALGRRVHLPHTMRLAIVCVALALLLAGVAYLGGATIAEQASLLSKTIKSQITNVRSLLENHGIDTSFFDLGNAAADSATNASSETTPAPATPSRAPLPSAGALASSGGAIVSQTLKLLLGTIHGVGNIFIVLFLGLAFAAQPKVYHDGLLFLAPARHRTRVAIVIDRIAETLERWLIAQIIVMIAVGAVTWIGLAVIGIPGAFILGIQAGLLAFIPTVGAIIAGVIVVLASLASGWIPALSAFLLFMGVHAMESYVLTPILQRQALDIPPATLFAFQILLGVVFGIWGLALALPLVAIAKVMIDHVKTYEAPPLAEAA
- a CDS encoding antibiotic biosynthesis monooxygenase; this encodes MITEIAQIDVKLGSEKDFEAAVAKAKAAFGRSKGFHGFELHKSIEKPQRYRLMVKWATLENHTVDFRGSENFAEWRGLVGQYFAAPPEVEHTETVLTTE
- a CDS encoding diguanylate cyclase, which encodes MMSLDSITLYLVATMVAALLGAMMVFFGKQENSPALKWWGTAYLLGAASVALWTAAGDRLGPHLYLALNAVGFVACGMVWNAARVFHGRKPNWPGLVLGALAWVAAATLLDPTASMLRMLVGAGIVSVYAALTASELWTERRKSVQRRWPALVMPVMHGCVLMLPIVIGSVLRPHDAGFSSSIWVTVFAVELILYAVGTVFVIFMLVSERTVTAHRTAASTDPLTGMLNRRGFSEACARVIEREAKAGRPVTVMIFDIDHFKSINDRFGHPAGDEMLKLFSTVVVSNLRISDLSGRIGGEEFAALLPCALEEGVLVAERVREAFETSGVVVDEGPVDTTVSIGVAGGPAGTELEVLLASADTALYQAKRGGRNRVEAAEELPLSLENWRRQSAARIGASQARPVTA